The following nucleotide sequence is from uncultured Draconibacterium sp..
TCTGTTTTATTCTTAGCCTCTTTTTCCAAAATACACTTTTTGCACAACGCCTTGATGCTGTGCTGTTAAACCAGAAAACATCCATCGTATTAAAAAAGAATAACTTATGCAGAATCAGTTCTTTTGAAATTCTTATCAATAATCGCGACGGAGAAGAATTCACGGAAGTCACAATCCCTTTTTCAAGTTTATTGAAAGTCACAAATCTTAAAGCTTACATAAAAGATAAAAACGGAGAAATTGTAAAAAAACTAAAGAAAAGCGATATCTCAGAAAGAAGTTCTTTTTCGAGCGGCACCTTTTACGAGGATGAATTTGTAAAAGAATTCAAGTTAAAGCATAACGTTTATCCCTACACCCTGTTTTATGAATATGAAGAATCAGAATCACAGTTTGTTTATGTAGAGCATTGGGTTCCATTGCTAGATTTGGATATTCCCACCCTTAATGCAGAGTTGGAGATTCAGGCGGCCAAAGAATTCAAGCTCTCTTATAAAGACAGTTTTGTTTCGTCATTTAGCCTGGATTCTATTGATGATGACTATCGTTATCGATGGAAAGCAAATTACGACGGAAGTATAGAAAACGAAGTGTTTGCGCCTCCGCTTTTAAACCATGTTCCTTCGGTTCAGGTGGTTCCTCAAAAATTCAAATTTGAAATCAAGGGTTCTTTTGATTCATGGGAAACGTATGGTAGCTGGCAAGATGAACTCATTGCCGGTTTGTTCGAAGTTCCGGATAATGATGTGAAAACAATTGAAAAACTTATAAATGGAATTGAAAATGAAAAAGAAAGAATTAAAACAATATATGAATATGTGCAAAACGAAACCCGGTATATAAACATAAGCCTTGAAACCGGAGGACTAAAACCATACCCGGCAAGTTATGTTTCTCAAAATCATTATGGAGATTGCAAAGCGCTAAGCATTTATTTTATGGCTTTGCTAAAAAGTGTTGGGATTGAATGTTATTATGCAAAACTTGCGGCAGGAAATCCGATTGAAGAGATCGATCATACCCTTCCTTCTATGCAATCAAACCACATAGTAGTTTGTGTACCGGTAAAAAACGATACACTTTGGCTGGATTGCACAAGCGACAATCCGTTCGAATACATTGGCACCTTTATTCAAAACAGGGAAGCTTTTGTAATTAACGGCGAGAAAAGTTATTTCTCAAAAATTCCGGCTTTAACAAAAGAACAAGTGCTTTGCGAACGCCATGTTAATTTTGAACACGTAACAAGAAATGAATGCAAAGCCGAATTTATCAACACGTACAGGGGAGCTAATTTTGAATTATTGCACAATCTTATCAGTTCAACAAATGAAAACGACAACCTGGAAATCGTAAGAGAACACCTCATTGCCAGAGGATTTGAACCAATCGAAATCATAAACCATCATTCAGAGCAAGATTCGGTTAAAGCGGATCTATCCTACTCGGCAAAATCAAGCAGTGTATATGAAAAATATGGAAACGATATAATTATCAGGCTTCTACCTTTTGATATCAGTAATTTTGATTCACCGTCCAACAGAGTTCTTCCTGTCCAGATTGATTACCCTGTTTACAAAAAAGACGAGTTAAACTATAAAATACCTACGAGCTACATCGCCAATAACATTCCTGAACACAAATCTATTGAAGGCAAATACGGATCCTATTCAATACAAACAGAGAAAGTGGGTGACAACTTTAAAATACTGAAAACCTTCGTGCTTAATAGTGGGAAATATCCCATTTCAGAATACCAGGCGTTTTACTCGTTTATCAACGAAATCGTAGAATTCGAGAACAAGTTTTATATAAACCTTTCTAAAAAATCATTCTAATGAAAAACCTTTTAATTGCACTATTTACAATTCTTTGTTTTAGTTCTGCAAGTGCTCAGAATTTCTCTTTTGAATACGGAAAAGTAAGTAAAGCAGATATTGAACTAAAACAGTACGAGAAAGACAAGACCGCTGAAGCTGTGATTATTTATGATAAAGGATCATCGTATTTTCGTCAGAATGACTCTGGTTTTTATTTGATTTTTGAAAGATCGAAACGTATTAAAATTTTAAAAGAAGCCGGAATTGAATATGCCGAAATTGAAATTCCATATTATCGGGAAGGAGACATTTTAGAAAAAATATATGATTTAAAAGCGTGCACATACAATTTTGAGGACGGACGTTTGAACCGAACCGAGTTACAGACCGATTCGTGGAATGATGAAATTTACAATGATTACTGGATGGTCAGAAAAATTGCGATGCCTAACGTAAAAGCAGGTTCTATCATTGAGTTAACTTATAAAATCTCCTCTCAATACCTCTTTAATTTAAGAGATTGGGAATTCCAGAGCAGAATACCAACTATCTACAGCGAGTACAAAGCAGCCATAATTCCCTTTTATGAATACATTTTTCTGGCCCAACGTACCGGAACTTCGCTTAAAAAAGAATCATATACTGAAAACATCAGTCGCGAATTTGCACGCATTGGGTACAAAGATGTTGTCAACACGTTCTCGATGAAAGACATACCTGCATTTAACAGCGAAGACTATATTACTTCAATAAATGACTACATCATAAAACTTGATTTCCAACTCGCTAAAATTAATTACCCGAATGGCGGCGATAAAGAAATAATGACAACCTGGCCAAACTTGATTAAGGAATACAGTGCGCATATTAATTTTGGCAAATATGTAAAAAAATGCGAAAAGTCAGCTTCCAAAATACTTGATCTCGATGCATTAAAAGACAAAACAACAAAAGACAAATTCGATTACATCGTTAGCTATGTCAAGAACAATTATAGCTGGAATGAGTACAATGGAAAATATGCATCCAAATCAGTAAATGATATCGTAAAAGATAAATATGGTAGTGCGGCAGATCTGAATTTAATGACCATCGGTTTATTGCGAGCCGCCGGAATAGAAGCCACTCCGGTTTTAATAAGCACCCGCGAAAATGGAAAAGTAAGTGACAATTATCCCTTTGCTCACTATTTTAATTATGTAATCCTGATGGCTAACATTGATGGAAAAAATGTATTGAGCGATGCTACTAATTCAAATGTGGCGAATAACAGAATTCCATCGCGTTGTATAAACGACAAGGGCTTACTTATTGATCCCGATCAGGATGTGAAATGGATTGGTTTACAATGCAATTTCCCTTCAATTTCAGCACTCGATTTTACCATCGATCCATCAAAGGAAACATCAAATGTAATGGTAAAATCATTCGCCTCTGAATACAAAGCTTTTAGGTTAAAAAATATTATCGGTGATGATAAAAATAAACTGAATGATTACCTTGAAGAAAGAGATTATAAAATTGAGAGAGCCGATTTTTCTGAGGTTACAAATAAAAGCAAAGAGTTCCGATATGAATACGACCTGACAATGACACCGGAATCAATCAATGAAAAATTATATATCGAACCTTTTTTAAATAAATCCCTTCAGGATAATCCTTTAAATCAACCATCAAGGTCATATCCGATCGACATGACATACCCTACAAAATCGATTCTAACTTCAACCATTCTTATACCTGAAGGATATGAACTCGATTACCAACCTGAAAATTATAAAATAAAGAACAGCCTGTTTGAACTCAATTATTCTGTTGAACAAATTGAAGATCATATTCGGGTGACTTTTTTGACCGATTTTAAAGAATCGGTTTACGATGCCACTGACTACCCGAAAATTAAATTCTACTTTAATGAGATTGTTAAACGAGGAAATGAAAAAATAGTACTCAAAAAGATATAGCCGGTTAAACAAACCTTTTCCCCTGCCACGTGTCACGCTCTTTTAAGCGTTTTTCAACTTTGGCTACAAACTCAAAATTCTTTAATCCCCACTTGGGGGCAATCAGCATTTCGGGTGGTGCCTGACTTATAAAACGTTCAACAATAATTGCCGGATTTAAAAGCTCCAGATAATCGATAACCAGATCGATGTATTCGTCAGCAGTATACAGGTCGAAATTCTCCGGATGATCCTGAAATTCTTTTTCCAGCAACGTTTTTTTGTGAATTTGTAACTGGTGCAACTTAAGGTTTTTTACCGGCAGTTTCGATATCGTTTTTGCCTGGTCGAGCAGTTCATCACGAGTTTCGCCAGGCAAACCGAGTATCATGTGTGCGCAATTGTTGATGCCTCGTTTCGCAGTTTCTTCAATTGCCCATGCCGCTTCGGCAAAGCTATGTCCCCGGTTAATGCTGTCCAGGGTTCTGTCGAGGTGCGACTCCACACCTAACTCAACCATTACATACACTTTCTTGCTGAGTTCGGCCAGATAATCCAGCAAATCGGGATAGATACAATCGGGGCGTGTTGAAATCACTAGTCCAACCACTTTCGGATGTTCCAGTGCTTCTTCATATAAACGCTTTAAATCATCAATAGGAGCGTAAGTATTTGTATAGGCCTGAAAGTAGGCCAAAAACCGCATCGACTTATATTTCTTTGCAAAAAAAGCAATGCCCTTTTCTACCTGTCCGGTAACACTATTCTCAAGATTGCAATAGGTGGGTTTAAATGTTTTGTTGTTACAATAAGCGCATCCGCCAGTACCTTTTGTCCCATCGCGGTTGGGGCAGGTAAAGCCGGCATCAACCGATACCTTTTGCACCCGCTCAGAAAAAAGTGTTCTGAAATAAGTTGGAAAATCGTTGTATCGTCTGTCGTGTCCCCAGCTATATGTTCCGTTTTGCATCCCCGTTTATTTGAAATTGCAAAAGTACGTAAAATTGTGAATCCGAATTTTCTGCATAAAACTTATCAACAACTCTTGAAAACTTTCCGCGAATATCAACGGTTTTGCTTTTCAAATACAGCTTCAAATCTTTACTTTTAAGGAAAAA
It contains:
- a CDS encoding DUF3857 domain-containing protein, encoding MRSSLLLLCFILSLFFQNTLFAQRLDAVLLNQKTSIVLKKNNLCRISSFEILINNRDGEEFTEVTIPFSSLLKVTNLKAYIKDKNGEIVKKLKKSDISERSSFSSGTFYEDEFVKEFKLKHNVYPYTLFYEYEESESQFVYVEHWVPLLDLDIPTLNAELEIQAAKEFKLSYKDSFVSSFSLDSIDDDYRYRWKANYDGSIENEVFAPPLLNHVPSVQVVPQKFKFEIKGSFDSWETYGSWQDELIAGLFEVPDNDVKTIEKLINGIENEKERIKTIYEYVQNETRYINISLETGGLKPYPASYVSQNHYGDCKALSIYFMALLKSVGIECYYAKLAAGNPIEEIDHTLPSMQSNHIVVCVPVKNDTLWLDCTSDNPFEYIGTFIQNREAFVINGEKSYFSKIPALTKEQVLCERHVNFEHVTRNECKAEFINTYRGANFELLHNLISSTNENDNLEIVREHLIARGFEPIEIINHHSEQDSVKADLSYSAKSSSVYEKYGNDIIIRLLPFDISNFDSPSNRVLPVQIDYPVYKKDELNYKIPTSYIANNIPEHKSIEGKYGSYSIQTEKVGDNFKILKTFVLNSGKYPISEYQAFYSFINEIVEFENKFYINLSKKSF
- a CDS encoding DUF3857 domain-containing protein, encoding MKNLLIALFTILCFSSASAQNFSFEYGKVSKADIELKQYEKDKTAEAVIIYDKGSSYFRQNDSGFYLIFERSKRIKILKEAGIEYAEIEIPYYREGDILEKIYDLKACTYNFEDGRLNRTELQTDSWNDEIYNDYWMVRKIAMPNVKAGSIIELTYKISSQYLFNLRDWEFQSRIPTIYSEYKAAIIPFYEYIFLAQRTGTSLKKESYTENISREFARIGYKDVVNTFSMKDIPAFNSEDYITSINDYIIKLDFQLAKINYPNGGDKEIMTTWPNLIKEYSAHINFGKYVKKCEKSASKILDLDALKDKTTKDKFDYIVSYVKNNYSWNEYNGKYASKSVNDIVKDKYGSAADLNLMTIGLLRAAGIEATPVLISTRENGKVSDNYPFAHYFNYVILMANIDGKNVLSDATNSNVANNRIPSRCINDKGLLIDPDQDVKWIGLQCNFPSISALDFTIDPSKETSNVMVKSFASEYKAFRLKNIIGDDKNKLNDYLEERDYKIERADFSEVTNKSKEFRYEYDLTMTPESINEKLYIEPFLNKSLQDNPLNQPSRSYPIDMTYPTKSILTSTILIPEGYELDYQPENYKIKNSLFELNYSVEQIEDHIRVTFLTDFKESVYDATDYPKIKFYFNEIVKRGNEKIVLKKI
- a CDS encoding TIGR01212 family radical SAM protein (This family includes YhcC from E. coli K-12, an uncharacterized radical SAM protein.) — encoded protein: MQNGTYSWGHDRRYNDFPTYFRTLFSERVQKVSVDAGFTCPNRDGTKGTGGCAYCNNKTFKPTYCNLENSVTGQVEKGIAFFAKKYKSMRFLAYFQAYTNTYAPIDDLKRLYEEALEHPKVVGLVISTRPDCIYPDLLDYLAELSKKVYVMVELGVESHLDRTLDSINRGHSFAEAAWAIEETAKRGINNCAHMILGLPGETRDELLDQAKTISKLPVKNLKLHQLQIHKKTLLEKEFQDHPENFDLYTADEYIDLVIDYLELLNPAIIVERFISQAPPEMLIAPKWGLKNFEFVAKVEKRLKERDTWQGKRFV